In Thermomonas carbonis, a single genomic region encodes these proteins:
- a CDS encoding TIM-barrel domain-containing protein, producing MRLNVLALALLPAMAMAQTIEKQADGVIVRPADASAADVRLQLVNDRIVRVSADLDGDFARSASLMRVPVSGTPAFKLVEGKESVRLQASGIAAEVSLRDGQVRFFDKAGKPLLSEVDGAREFIATEFEGTPYYSVRQRFESQDGEGQYGTGLHQQGWMNLKGRDVELLQHNIDNAIPYLLSTRGYGILWDNNSITRYGDPRGLQPLGTTLDLFDADGNKGALTARYGVGGKQTVERRESAINYQYINDLTAFPEAGKSLAQGGRSDVTWVGKVAARSDGRHTFSLYNSEYAKVYIDGKLVIDRWRQNWNPWHHEFALEMKAGEQHDIRVEWDRIEPAYIALLHRDPLPKAEATDLSIWSEAAQMIDYYVVAGEDGDDVIAGYRQLTGKATLLPKWSYGFWQSRERYKTQGELTGALDEYRRRKLPIDAIVLDWSYWPENAWGSHDFDAKNFPDPEGMVKHVHDRNAQIMISVWPKFYPTTENYKELDAAGFMYKRNIEVGEVDWIGKGYLNSFYDPYAKKAQDIFWRQMNEKLNSKGFDAWWLDASEPDLHSNLDIGERKARTTPTALGSSVEYFNSYPLAHSEGVYRGSREVDPDKRVFILSRAFFAGQQRAGAAFWSGDIVPRWDDLREQISGLVNASMAGAPNVSFDIGGFSPEQRYVDKDPAHVPEWRELSLRWFQHGAFVPVFRLHGQYPYREIWELAPDGTPEQDSFVHYLKLRYSLLPYIYTLAGDTWHKDGTILRTLALDFPDDPKVRDIADQYLFGPAFLVAPVTTFKATSRPVYLPAGSSWFDFETGKRFDGGQTIEAAAPLARMPLFVRAGAIVPRTVVQQYVDEQPNAPLTIDVYTGADGSFSLYEDAGRDYGYERGEFSRIPLTWNQRSGELAIGAREGGYPGMQAGREIHVRFIDGPRADAGAVEPKADTSVRYDGKPLVVKKR from the coding sequence ATGCGATTGAACGTGCTGGCACTGGCCCTGTTGCCGGCGATGGCGATGGCACAGACCATCGAGAAGCAAGCAGATGGCGTGATCGTGCGGCCGGCCGATGCCAGCGCCGCCGACGTCCGCCTGCAGCTGGTCAACGACCGCATCGTCCGCGTCAGTGCGGACCTGGATGGCGACTTCGCCCGCAGTGCCAGCCTGATGCGCGTGCCGGTCAGTGGCACGCCTGCGTTCAAGCTGGTCGAGGGCAAGGAAAGCGTGCGCCTGCAGGCAAGCGGAATCGCCGCCGAGGTCTCGCTGCGCGATGGCCAGGTGCGCTTCTTCGACAAGGCCGGCAAGCCGCTGCTGTCCGAAGTCGATGGCGCGCGCGAGTTCATCGCAACCGAGTTCGAAGGCACGCCGTACTACAGCGTGCGCCAGCGCTTCGAATCGCAGGACGGCGAAGGGCAATACGGCACCGGCCTGCACCAGCAGGGCTGGATGAACCTCAAGGGCCGCGACGTCGAACTGCTCCAGCACAACATCGACAACGCGATCCCGTACCTGCTGTCCACGCGGGGCTACGGCATCCTCTGGGACAACAATTCGATCACCCGCTACGGCGATCCACGCGGCCTGCAGCCGCTGGGCACCACGCTCGACCTGTTCGATGCCGACGGCAACAAGGGCGCGCTGACCGCGCGCTACGGGGTCGGCGGCAAGCAGACGGTCGAGCGCCGCGAATCCGCGATCAACTACCAGTACATCAATGACCTCACGGCCTTCCCCGAGGCCGGCAAGAGCCTGGCCCAGGGCGGGCGCAGCGATGTGACCTGGGTCGGCAAGGTCGCCGCGCGCAGCGATGGCCGCCACACGTTCTCGCTGTACAACAGCGAATACGCGAAGGTGTACATCGACGGCAAGCTGGTCATCGACCGCTGGCGGCAGAACTGGAACCCGTGGCACCACGAGTTCGCGCTGGAAATGAAGGCCGGCGAACAGCACGACATCCGCGTCGAGTGGGATCGCATCGAGCCTGCCTACATCGCGCTGCTGCATCGCGATCCGCTGCCGAAGGCCGAGGCGACGGATCTGTCGATCTGGTCCGAAGCCGCGCAGATGATCGATTACTACGTGGTCGCCGGCGAGGATGGCGACGACGTGATCGCCGGCTATCGCCAGCTCACGGGCAAGGCGACCCTGCTGCCGAAGTGGTCGTATGGGTTCTGGCAGAGCCGCGAACGCTACAAGACCCAGGGCGAACTGACCGGCGCGCTGGACGAATACCGCCGCCGCAAGCTGCCGATCGACGCCATCGTGCTGGACTGGTCGTACTGGCCGGAGAACGCCTGGGGTTCGCACGATTTCGACGCGAAGAATTTCCCCGATCCGGAGGGCATGGTGAAGCACGTGCACGACCGCAACGCGCAGATCATGATTTCGGTATGGCCGAAGTTCTACCCGACCACGGAAAACTACAAGGAACTCGACGCCGCCGGCTTCATGTACAAGCGCAACATCGAGGTGGGCGAGGTCGACTGGATCGGCAAGGGTTACCTCAATTCGTTCTACGACCCGTACGCGAAGAAAGCCCAGGACATCTTCTGGCGGCAGATGAACGAGAAGCTCAACAGCAAGGGCTTCGATGCCTGGTGGCTGGATGCCAGCGAGCCCGACCTGCACAGCAACCTCGACATCGGCGAGCGCAAGGCGCGCACCACGCCGACCGCGCTCGGTTCCTCGGTCGAATACTTCAACAGCTATCCGCTGGCGCATTCGGAGGGCGTGTATCGCGGCTCGCGCGAGGTCGATCCGGACAAGCGCGTGTTCATCCTGTCGCGTGCGTTCTTCGCCGGCCAGCAGCGCGCCGGCGCAGCGTTCTGGAGCGGCGACATCGTGCCGCGCTGGGACGACCTGCGCGAGCAGATCTCCGGCCTGGTCAATGCCTCGATGGCGGGCGCGCCGAACGTGAGCTTCGACATCGGCGGCTTTTCGCCGGAGCAGCGCTACGTCGACAAGGACCCGGCGCATGTGCCGGAGTGGCGCGAGCTCAGCCTGCGCTGGTTCCAGCACGGCGCGTTCGTGCCGGTGTTCCGCCTGCATGGCCAGTATCCGTACCGGGAGATCTGGGAACTCGCGCCGGACGGCACCCCGGAACAGGACAGCTTCGTGCATTACCTGAAGCTGCGTTACTCGCTGCTGCCGTACATCTACACCCTGGCCGGCGACACCTGGCACAAGGACGGCACCATCCTGCGCACGCTGGCGCTGGATTTCCCGGACGATCCCAAGGTCCGCGACATCGCCGACCAGTACCTGTTCGGCCCGGCCTTCCTGGTCGCGCCGGTGACCACGTTCAAGGCGACGAGCCGACCGGTGTACCTGCCGGCCGGCAGCAGCTGGTTCGATTTCGAGACCGGCAAGCGCTTCGACGGCGGCCAGACCATCGAGGCCGCCGCGCCACTCGCGCGCATGCCGCTGTTCGTGCGTGCCGGCGCCATCGTGCCGCGCACCGTGGTCCAGCAGTACGTGGACGAACAACCGAACGCGCCGCTGACGATAGACGTCTACACCGGCGCCGACGGCAGCTTCTCGCTGTACGAGGATGCCGGCCGCGACTACGGCTACGAGCGTGGCGAGTTCAGTCGCATCCCGCTCACCTGGAACCAGCGCAGCGGCGAGCTGGCCATCGGCGCGCGCGAAGGCGGGTATCCCGGCATGCAGGCCGGTCGCGAGATCCACGTGCGCTTCATCGATGGCCCGCGTGCGGATGCCGGCGCGGTCGAACCCAAGGCCGATACCAGCGTCCGCTACGACGGCAAGCCGCTCGTGGTGAAGAAGCGCTGA
- a CDS encoding glycoside hydrolase family 95 protein, protein MSLSRRTLLKATAALAAIGGSGVSLAEAIPAGHGTTPSANPDVDAAVAAALRLWYRRPATQWVEALPLGNGRLGAMVWGGAKHERIQLNEDTLYAGGPYDPTPPGALAALPEVRRLLFSGQYAEAEALANATMMATPKKQMPYQPLGDLVLDFFEVSETNGYRRELDLDTGVALSAFEARGLQHRREVLVSPVDQCIAVRLSGDKARRISLRIGLDSDQPDATVVADGDAGLLLHGRNQAAFGIDGKLRFALRLRVLATGGRLRHHGDRIEVRDADEVVLLLTAATSYKRFDDVSGDPESITRAQLDKAAGKSWASLRVAHVAAHQSMFRRVAIDLGGSDPVIAALPTDERVARFGEGKDPQLAALYHQFGRYLLIASSLPGSQPANLQGIWNDLLAPPWESKYTININTEMNYWPSEANALYECVEPLERMLFELAGQGARTAKAMYGAPGWVAHHNTDLWRQTAPIDGAEWGMWPLGGAWLLQQLWDRWDYGRDPAYLRKVYPLFKGAAEFFAATLMEDPNTNAMVTAPSISPENRHPFGAALCAGPSMDAQLLRDLFGQCIEASALLGVDAGFAKQLADLRERLPPHRIGKAGQLQEWQQDWDMQAPEMQHRHVSHLYALHPSSQINMRDTPQLAAAAKRSLEIRGDEATGWGTAWRLNLWARLRDGEHAYKVLQMLLSPQRTYPNLFDAHPPFQIDGNFGGTAGITEMLLQSWGGTVFLLPALPKAWATGSVRGLRVRNAAGVDLAWKDGRLARAVLRSDKGGDYEIACGDATLKLRLAANEAAVLLLRNNQLVRA, encoded by the coding sequence GTGTCACTGAGCCGGCGCACATTGCTCAAGGCCACCGCGGCGCTTGCCGCGATCGGCGGCAGTGGCGTGTCGTTGGCTGAGGCCATTCCGGCCGGTCATGGCACGACTCCATCGGCGAATCCTGATGTCGATGCAGCCGTGGCGGCTGCGCTGCGGCTTTGGTACCGCCGACCAGCAACACAGTGGGTCGAGGCCTTGCCGCTCGGCAACGGCCGCCTCGGCGCGATGGTCTGGGGCGGCGCGAAGCACGAGCGGATCCAGCTCAACGAAGACACGCTGTACGCCGGCGGTCCCTACGATCCGACGCCGCCCGGCGCGCTGGCCGCATTGCCGGAAGTGCGCCGCCTGCTGTTCTCGGGCCAGTACGCCGAAGCGGAGGCGCTGGCCAACGCCACGATGATGGCCACGCCGAAGAAGCAGATGCCGTACCAGCCGCTCGGCGACCTGGTGCTCGATTTCTTCGAAGTCTCCGAGACCAATGGCTACCGTCGCGAGCTCGACCTCGATACGGGGGTGGCGCTGTCCGCCTTCGAGGCACGCGGCCTGCAGCATCGTCGCGAAGTGCTCGTCTCGCCGGTCGACCAATGCATCGCAGTGCGGCTGTCGGGCGACAAGGCTAGGCGCATCTCGCTGCGCATCGGCCTCGACAGCGACCAGCCGGACGCGACTGTCGTTGCCGATGGCGACGCGGGCCTGCTCCTGCACGGCCGCAACCAGGCCGCGTTCGGCATCGATGGCAAGTTGCGCTTTGCGTTGCGCCTGCGCGTGCTGGCGACCGGCGGCCGCCTGCGTCATCACGGCGACCGCATCGAAGTGCGCGATGCCGACGAGGTCGTGCTGCTGCTGACTGCGGCGACCAGCTACAAACGCTTCGACGATGTCTCGGGCGATCCGGAATCGATCACCCGCGCGCAACTCGACAAGGCCGCAGGCAAGTCCTGGGCTTCATTGCGCGTTGCTCACGTTGCAGCACACCAGTCAATGTTCCGGCGCGTAGCGATCGACCTCGGCGGCAGCGATCCCGTCATCGCGGCACTGCCCACCGACGAGCGCGTGGCGCGCTTCGGCGAGGGCAAGGACCCGCAGCTCGCCGCGCTCTACCACCAGTTCGGCCGGTATCTCTTGATCGCCAGTTCCTTGCCGGGGAGCCAGCCGGCGAACCTGCAGGGGATCTGGAACGACCTGCTCGCGCCGCCGTGGGAGAGCAAGTACACGATCAACATCAACACCGAGATGAACTACTGGCCGAGCGAGGCCAATGCGCTGTACGAATGCGTGGAGCCGCTGGAACGCATGTTGTTCGAGCTGGCAGGGCAGGGCGCGCGCACGGCCAAGGCGATGTACGGCGCGCCCGGCTGGGTGGCCCACCACAACACCGACCTCTGGCGACAGACCGCGCCGATCGATGGAGCGGAGTGGGGCATGTGGCCGCTGGGTGGCGCGTGGTTGTTGCAGCAGTTGTGGGATCGTTGGGACTACGGCCGCGATCCCGCCTACCTGCGCAAGGTGTATCCGCTGTTCAAGGGCGCCGCCGAATTCTTCGCGGCGACACTGATGGAAGATCCGAACACCAACGCGATGGTCACCGCGCCGTCGATCTCACCGGAGAACCGCCATCCGTTCGGCGCCGCACTGTGCGCCGGACCGTCGATGGATGCGCAACTGCTGCGCGACCTGTTCGGGCAGTGCATCGAAGCGAGCGCGTTGCTCGGTGTCGATGCCGGCTTCGCAAAACAACTCGCCGACCTGCGCGAGCGCCTGCCGCCGCATCGCATCGGCAAGGCCGGGCAGTTGCAGGAATGGCAGCAGGACTGGGACATGCAGGCCCCGGAAATGCAGCATCGGCACGTCTCGCACCTGTATGCGCTGCATCCCTCGAGTCAGATCAACATGCGCGACACCCCTCAACTCGCGGCGGCGGCGAAGCGCTCACTGGAAATCCGCGGCGACGAGGCCACGGGTTGGGGCACCGCGTGGCGGTTGAACCTGTGGGCGCGCCTGCGCGATGGCGAGCATGCGTACAAGGTGCTGCAGATGCTGCTGTCGCCGCAGCGCACGTATCCGAATCTGTTCGATGCGCATCCACCGTTCCAGATCGATGGGAATTTCGGTGGCACCGCCGGCATCACCGAGATGCTGCTGCAGAGCTGGGGCGGCACGGTCTTCCTGCTGCCGGCACTGCCGAAGGCGTGGGCCACCGGATCGGTTCGCGGCTTGCGCGTGCGCAATGCGGCCGGCGTCGACCTGGCGTGGAAGGACGGTCGCCTCGCACGCGCCGTGCTGCGCAGCGACAAGGGCGGCGATTACGAGATCGCCTGCGGTGACGCGACATTGAAACTTCGACTGGCGGCCAACGAAGCCGCTGTTCTCCTTCTTCGCAACAACCAACTGGTACGCGCATGA
- the xylB gene encoding xylulokinase: MSLYAGIDAGTQSLKVVVYDPATKQAVACASEALALDSRDDGSREQEPSAWADAMRTCFGRIDAAVRRRIVALSVSGQQHGFVALDADGNVLAPAKLWCDTSTAAECGQIMDAVGGPGACITSAGNPILAGYTASKLPWTRKHRPEAYARLASILLPHDYLNYILTGRRFCEHGDASGTGWLDVRKREWSPAMLEATDPRRDLGECLPTLVAADALFAIDPAEAAALGVPETVRVAAGGGDNMMAAWGTGAVSAGRLVMSLGTSGTLFAYSDTPVVSDAGEWAAFCSSSGGWLPLICTMNCTVATEAVARLAGFSTRDGDAHIAATIPGADGLTLLPFFNGERTPNLPHARASWHGMDVANTTPAHMYRAAMEGATFSLKYGFDAFVRAGMAFEGIVLTGGGANSAQWRQLVADVFGLPVQVPWQVEGAAFGAALQALWAVRRAAGEGVTPASVCAEHVGMDPARAARPDRRNGDAYAAAYQRFLHYLDAVRADAAASSSIEPAPARIAA; the protein is encoded by the coding sequence ATGAGTCTTTACGCCGGCATCGATGCGGGCACCCAGAGCCTGAAGGTCGTGGTCTACGACCCAGCCACCAAGCAGGCCGTCGCCTGCGCCAGCGAAGCGCTGGCGCTCGACAGCCGCGACGACGGCAGCCGCGAGCAGGAACCCTCCGCTTGGGCGGACGCGATGCGCACCTGCTTCGGTCGCATCGACGCCGCCGTGCGTCGGCGCATCGTCGCGTTGTCGGTGTCCGGGCAGCAACATGGTTTCGTCGCGCTGGATGCCGATGGCAACGTACTCGCGCCGGCCAAGCTGTGGTGCGACACCAGCACCGCCGCGGAATGCGGGCAGATCATGGACGCGGTCGGTGGGCCGGGTGCGTGCATCACTAGTGCCGGCAATCCGATCCTCGCTGGCTACACCGCGTCCAAGTTGCCGTGGACACGCAAACATCGGCCCGAGGCATACGCACGGCTGGCGTCGATCCTGCTGCCGCACGATTACCTCAATTACATCCTCACCGGTCGCCGCTTCTGCGAGCACGGCGATGCCTCCGGCACCGGCTGGCTCGATGTGCGCAAGCGCGAGTGGTCGCCTGCGATGCTCGAGGCCACCGATCCGCGTCGCGACCTCGGCGAATGCCTGCCGACACTGGTCGCCGCCGATGCGTTGTTCGCCATCGACCCCGCCGAAGCGGCGGCGCTCGGCGTGCCGGAAACGGTGCGCGTCGCCGCCGGTGGTGGAGACAACATGATGGCGGCCTGGGGCACCGGCGCGGTCTCGGCCGGGCGACTGGTGATGAGTCTTGGCACGTCGGGCACGTTGTTCGCGTATTCCGACACGCCGGTCGTCAGCGATGCCGGCGAGTGGGCCGCGTTCTGTTCCTCGTCCGGCGGCTGGCTGCCGCTGATCTGCACGATGAACTGCACCGTCGCCACCGAGGCCGTGGCCAGGCTCGCCGGCTTCTCCACCCGCGACGGCGATGCGCACATCGCGGCGACGATACCCGGCGCGGACGGACTCACGTTGCTGCCGTTCTTCAACGGCGAACGCACGCCGAACCTGCCGCATGCGCGCGCGTCGTGGCATGGCATGGATGTCGCCAACACCACGCCCGCACACATGTATCGCGCGGCGATGGAAGGCGCGACCTTCAGCCTCAAGTACGGCTTCGATGCCTTCGTGCGCGCGGGCATGGCCTTCGAGGGCATCGTCCTGACCGGTGGCGGCGCCAACAGCGCGCAGTGGCGGCAACTGGTCGCCGATGTGTTCGGCCTGCCGGTGCAGGTGCCGTGGCAGGTCGAAGGCGCGGCGTTCGGCGCGGCCCTGCAGGCGCTGTGGGCAGTGCGGCGGGCGGCGGGCGAGGGCGTCACCCCCGCAAGCGTCTGCGCCGAACACGTCGGCATGGATCCCGCGCGTGCGGCACGTCCCGACAGGCGCAATGGCGATGCCTACGCGGCCGCGTACCAGCGCTTCCTCCATTACCTCGATGCGGTGCGCGCTGACGCCGCCGCGTCGTCTTCCATCGAGCCAGCCCCCGCAAGGATCGCAGCATGA
- a CDS encoding sugar porter family MFS transporter codes for MSSATLERSIGGENTRLIILISCVATIGGFLFGFDSGVINGTVDGLKAAFGSDAAVTGFNVASMLLGCAVGAWFAGTLADRYGRRTMMLWAAVFFIVSAWGSGIATSSMEFVVYRIIGGFAVGAASVMSPAYIAEVAPARYRGRLATVQQIAIISGLFAAFLSNYLLAKVATSSLAPLWLGYEAWRWMFWIELAPAALFLIALCFIPESPRYLVARGLRERAGTVLARLYGTDQGARKLVEIEASLAEDHHRPRLSDLLSKSTGKIRPIVWVGVGLATFQQLVGINVVFYYGAVLWQAVGFSEQDALLINVLSGALSIGACIVTVLLIDKVGRKPLLWVGSAGMAVSLALVAFAFANGSLDAAGKLQLSGNMGVLALVAANVYVIFFNVSWGPVMWVMLGEMFPNQIRGSGLAVAGLAQWGSNFLITWTFPMLLAGIGLAAAYGLYAAAALISVFFVLKFVHETKGRELEQMEG; via the coding sequence ATGTCCAGCGCCACGCTTGAACGCTCCATCGGCGGCGAGAACACCCGCCTCATCATCCTCATCAGTTGCGTGGCGACGATCGGCGGTTTCCTGTTCGGCTTCGACAGCGGCGTGATCAACGGCACCGTCGACGGACTGAAGGCGGCTTTCGGCTCCGATGCGGCGGTGACCGGCTTCAACGTCGCCTCGATGCTGCTCGGTTGCGCGGTCGGTGCGTGGTTCGCTGGCACCCTGGCGGATCGCTATGGCCGCCGCACGATGATGCTGTGGGCGGCGGTGTTCTTCATCGTCTCGGCCTGGGGCTCGGGCATCGCGACCTCGTCGATGGAGTTCGTGGTCTACCGGATCATCGGTGGGTTCGCGGTGGGCGCGGCCAGCGTGATGTCGCCGGCCTACATCGCCGAGGTCGCACCGGCGCGCTATCGCGGCCGGCTGGCGACGGTGCAGCAGATCGCGATCATCTCCGGCCTGTTCGCCGCGTTCCTCAGCAACTACCTGCTGGCGAAGGTCGCCACGTCGTCGCTGGCACCGTTGTGGCTGGGCTACGAGGCCTGGCGCTGGATGTTCTGGATCGAGCTCGCGCCGGCCGCCTTGTTCCTCATCGCACTGTGCTTCATCCCGGAAAGCCCGCGCTACCTCGTGGCGCGCGGGCTGCGCGAGCGCGCCGGTACGGTACTGGCGCGCCTGTACGGTACGGACCAGGGCGCGCGCAAGCTGGTGGAGATCGAAGCCTCGCTGGCCGAGGATCATCATCGGCCGCGCCTGTCGGACCTCCTCAGCAAGAGCACGGGAAAGATCCGCCCGATCGTCTGGGTCGGCGTTGGTCTTGCGACGTTCCAGCAGCTGGTCGGCATCAACGTGGTGTTCTATTACGGCGCGGTGCTGTGGCAGGCCGTCGGCTTCTCCGAACAGGATGCGCTGTTGATCAACGTGCTGTCCGGCGCACTCAGCATCGGTGCCTGCATCGTCACCGTGCTGCTGATCGACAAGGTCGGTCGCAAGCCGCTGTTGTGGGTCGGCTCCGCCGGCATGGCGGTGAGCCTGGCGCTGGTCGCGTTCGCGTTCGCCAACGGTTCGCTGGATGCGGCCGGCAAGCTGCAGTTGAGCGGCAACATGGGCGTGCTGGCGCTGGTGGCGGCCAACGTCTACGTGATCTTCTTCAACGTTTCCTGGGGCCCGGTGATGTGGGTGATGCTGGGCGAGATGTTCCCCAACCAGATCCGCGGTTCCGGACTTGCGGTGGCCGGCCTGGCGCAATGGGGCTCCAACTTCCTGATCACCTGGACATTCCCGATGCTGCTGGCCGGGATCGGCCTGGCCGCTGCCTATGGGTTGTACGCCGCGGCCGCACTCATCTCGGTGTTCTTCGTGCTGAAGTTCGTGCACGAAACCAAAGGCAGGGAACTGGAGCAGATGGAGGGATGA
- a CDS encoding glycoside hydrolase family 3 protein, with protein sequence MMFRRVALTAAIAFAITGCGGAREKPTASQPAAAASPWPDVSWPLTADPALEKRIDELLATMTVEEKVGQLVQGDIASITPEDVRKYRLGSVLAGGNSDPGGKYDATPAQWLAQADAFYEASMDVSQGGKAIPILYGIDAVHGQSNIVGATLFPHNIGLGAMRNPELMRRIGEVTAIETRTTGMEWAFGPTVAVPQDDRWGRTYEGYSESPEVVASYAGVMVEGLQGKVGSQEFLDGTRVIASAKHFLGDGGTTGGKDQGDTAVDEATLVRIHAAGYPTAIAAGAQTVMASFNSVNGVRMHGNKPFLTDALKGRMQFGGFVVGDWNGHGQIPGCKNDDCPATINAGLDMAMAPDSWKGFYETTLAAAKAGTISKERLDDAVRRILRVKFRLGLFEAGKPSQRTVGGKFELLGAPEHRAIARQAVRESLVLLKNNGGVLPLQPKQRILVAGDGANDVGKQSGGWTLNWQGTGTKRSDFPNADSIYEGIAAQAKAAGGNAELSIEGKYTAKPDVAIVVFGENPYAEFQGDLPNLLYKPGNDVDLELIKRLKAEGIPVVAVFLSGRPLWMNREINAADAFVAAWLPGSEGAGIADVLLRKADGSVQHDFKGKLSFSWPRTATQYANNVGQKDYDPLFAFGFGLTYADKGTLAALPEVSGIEGEQSAGGVYFAKGKPSLGLAMQLSNAGQAGMPATTVPVALADGSLSLAAVDHKAQEDGRRLTWTGSKPASWLLVSGKPLDVTRESNGDVQLQLTVRRDSAVTAPVWLGVGCGDGCSGRVDLQKTLAAIPQGEWKVVGVPLKCFVAAGADVSKLVQVPVLESGAALQLSVSRIALGALNEAEATVACPAK encoded by the coding sequence ATGATGTTCCGACGTGTCGCTCTGACCGCAGCAATTGCCTTCGCGATCACCGGTTGTGGCGGGGCACGGGAGAAGCCCACTGCATCGCAGCCTGCAGCCGCGGCCTCGCCGTGGCCGGACGTGAGCTGGCCGCTGACCGCCGATCCCGCGCTTGAAAAGCGCATCGACGAACTGCTCGCCACCATGACGGTGGAAGAGAAGGTCGGCCAGCTGGTGCAGGGCGACATCGCCAGCATCACCCCGGAGGACGTGCGCAAGTACCGGCTCGGTTCGGTGCTCGCCGGCGGCAATTCCGATCCCGGCGGCAAGTACGACGCCACGCCCGCGCAATGGCTCGCGCAGGCCGATGCGTTCTACGAGGCGTCGATGGATGTCTCGCAGGGCGGCAAGGCCATCCCGATTTTGTATGGCATCGATGCCGTGCACGGGCAAAGCAACATCGTGGGCGCGACGCTGTTCCCGCACAACATCGGCCTGGGCGCGATGCGCAACCCGGAGCTGATGCGCAGGATCGGCGAAGTCACCGCCATCGAGACCCGCACCACCGGCATGGAGTGGGCGTTCGGCCCGACCGTCGCGGTACCGCAGGATGACCGCTGGGGCCGCACCTACGAGGGCTATTCGGAATCGCCTGAGGTTGTTGCGAGCTACGCGGGCGTGATGGTCGAAGGCCTGCAGGGCAAGGTCGGATCCCAGGAATTCCTCGACGGCACCAGGGTGATCGCGTCGGCCAAGCACTTCCTCGGCGATGGCGGCACCACCGGCGGCAAGGACCAGGGCGATACCGCGGTTGACGAAGCCACGCTGGTGCGCATCCACGCCGCTGGTTATCCGACCGCCATTGCGGCGGGCGCGCAGACGGTGATGGCCTCGTTCAACAGCGTCAACGGTGTGCGCATGCACGGCAACAAGCCGTTCCTCACCGATGCGTTGAAGGGTCGGATGCAGTTCGGCGGCTTCGTGGTCGGCGACTGGAACGGCCACGGCCAGATTCCCGGCTGCAAGAACGACGACTGCCCGGCCACGATCAATGCCGGCCTGGACATGGCGATGGCGCCGGATTCGTGGAAGGGGTTCTACGAGACCACCCTGGCCGCGGCGAAGGCCGGCACGATCAGCAAGGAACGCCTGGACGATGCGGTGCGCCGGATCCTGCGGGTGAAGTTCCGGCTCGGCCTGTTCGAGGCCGGCAAGCCCTCGCAACGCACGGTCGGCGGCAAGTTCGAATTGCTCGGCGCGCCCGAGCATCGCGCGATCGCACGGCAGGCCGTGCGCGAATCGCTGGTGCTGCTGAAGAACAACGGCGGCGTGCTGCCGCTGCAGCCGAAGCAGCGCATCCTCGTCGCCGGCGACGGTGCCAACGATGTCGGCAAGCAGTCCGGTGGCTGGACGCTGAACTGGCAGGGCACCGGCACCAAGCGCAGCGATTTCCCGAATGCGGATTCGATCTATGAAGGCATCGCCGCGCAGGCCAAGGCCGCGGGCGGCAATGCCGAACTGTCGATCGAAGGCAAATACACGGCGAAGCCCGATGTGGCCATCGTGGTGTTCGGCGAGAACCCCTATGCCGAGTTCCAGGGCGACCTGCCGAACCTGCTGTACAAGCCTGGCAACGACGTCGACCTCGAACTGATCAAGCGGTTGAAGGCCGAGGGCATTCCGGTGGTCGCGGTGTTCCTGAGCGGGCGTCCGTTGTGGATGAATCGCGAGATCAATGCCGCCGACGCGTTCGTGGCCGCATGGTTGCCGGGCTCGGAAGGCGCGGGCATCGCCGATGTGCTGCTGCGCAAGGCCGACGGCAGCGTGCAGCACGACTTCAAGGGCAAGCTGAGTTTCAGCTGGCCGCGCACCGCGACGCAGTACGCCAACAACGTCGGGCAGAAGGACTACGACCCGCTGTTCGCATTCGGTTTCGGCCTGACCTATGCGGACAAGGGCACGCTGGCCGCATTGCCGGAAGTCTCCGGCATCGAGGGCGAGCAATCCGCCGGCGGCGTGTACTTCGCCAAGGGCAAGCCGTCGCTGGGCCTGGCCATGCAGTTGTCGAATGCGGGGCAGGCGGGCATGCCGGCGACCACGGTGCCGGTCGCACTTGCCGACGGCAGCCTCTCGCTGGCCGCAGTCGACCACAAGGCGCAGGAAGACGGGCGTCGCTTGACATGGACCGGCAGCAAGCCGGCCAGCTGGTTGCTGGTATCGGGCAAGCCGCTCGATGTCACCCGCGAGAGCAATGGCGACGTGCAGTTGCAGCTCACCGTTCGCCGCGACAGTGCAGTGACCGCACCAGTCTGGCTGGGCGTGGGCTGTGGCGATGGCTGCTCGGGCCGCGTCGACCTGCAGAAGACACTGGCTGCGATTCCGCAAGGCGAATGGAAGGTCGTCGGCGTGCCCTTGAAGTGTTTCGTGGCCGCTGGTGCCGACGTGTCCAAGCTGGTGCAGGTGCCGGTGCTGGAAAGCGGCGCGGCGCTGCAGTTGTCGGTCTCGCGGATCGCGCTGGGCGCCTTGAACGAAGCCGAAGCCACGGTCGCCTGTCCGGCGAAGTAG